CATCAACAGGATGGTCTCGACCGGATCCTGCTGTTGGAAGCGCGGATTGCCTGTGATCTGCTGCAGGGTTTCGCGCGCGAAGCTATCCAGCGGCTTGACCCGACCGTTATGCTGAACCGCGATGCGCCGCAGCGCGTTCAGGGCCGTCTTCGGCACGCCGGATGTCTGCGCCCAGCCCTGCCCGAACGCGGCCAGGCCGGCGAATCCCGCGGCGCAGAGCATGATCTTGACAACTCGTCTCATGGAAAACTCCTTATGCTCGACGACGGCGACCGGCCTTGCCGCTGATCACCGGGGCCTTCCGACGGAGAATAAACATGCTCACCATGCCGGCAACGACCACGAGGAATCCGGCGTAGACCAGCGGCGTGCCGGGATCGTTGCGCACCGACAGCACGGTGGTCTGCGTGGGGCCGTCAATGTAGCTGGATTGATAAAAATGGTAGCCGCGGTAGCGCAGCGGGTTATTCATGCTGATTTTTTTCATGAGGATCACGCCGCGCTCAGGATCAGAGAGCTGCACATCCGCCTCGAATCCGGAGGCCATTGAGGTGCCAGGATAGGTGATCTTGCGAAAATCCAACAGCTTGATCGTCACCGGCAGTTTGCGCTGATCCGGTCGGAACTCCACCACCACCCGCCCCTTGTCCAACTGGAGTTCGGCGCTATTACGCAACAACACCCACGCCTCATCCTTGCTCGATCCCTCCGTGCCGATGACGTGGATCGCTTCAGCATGAATCTCATTGCTGCGGTTGGAGATGGTTTCCGTCAGGCGAGCCCGCGGGTAGGACGCCAGCAGCCGGAAGGTATAGCCGAGCGGCGCCTGCGTGTAGTCGGTGTTCAGCGCCAGCGGCTTGATCACCTGGCGCTGCTGGTCGCTGCCGGTCAGGACCGCCATCAATCCTTTTGATGGCGTCCGGAGGATCGCGATCGCGTTCGGCGGCAGCATGTCGCCGGCCGCATGGGTATAGCTGACCTGCGCTGGAATCGCGTGCTTGAAGCCATGCATCGACTGAAAATCCGGATGCAGCGCGAACAGCAAATAGGCGTCGGTGCCTTCGGGCCCGCTGAGTATAAAGGAGATCGCCGGATTGTTCGGCGTCTCGGAGCGCGAGATGACCCCCTCCTCAGTGATGGCGAAATCCGGGAAATAATCTTTGAAGGTGACCGAATACGGCGTGCCGGGAACGTTCACCGCGAGATTCCGCTCGGCCGGAACCGGCATCTGCTGCGGCCGTGACAACCCAGGCACCGTGACGGACAGCATCCCGCGCGGCAGTGCGGTCTCCGTCGCTTCGCCGGTCAACCGCTTCAGTTGCGCGTCGGTCTCCGCCTCCAGAAACAGGACATGCGCTTCGCCCCACCCCGTGCCGAACCGCTCGGCATCCCGCGCGAGCAGCCAGAACTCATCCTGCTGCTCGTGATGGCTGATCCGCACCTGCACCGCGGGATGGTCGTCGGCGCCGTCATCGGTCACGGTCTCCGTCGTGATGACGTCGGGATAAAACCGATCCACGGTCAGCTGGATCGTCCGGCCGGACAGGGACACCATGAACGTAGCGTTGGGCTCCTGCACCCATGCCTGCGTTTCAAACGAGGTGGGAATGATCTGATGCGCGCCGGCCGTCGGCGAGTCGGCCTGCGCGTGCCCGTGCGCATCCGGCGGGCGGGCCGAGGCTTCGTCGGGCACGTGCACCACGATGACGTTGCTCTGCGACTCGATGACCTGCTCGGCCTGCCCTTCCGGAATGATCATTTGCCCGTCAACGCCGAAGCGGCCGCCGAGCACCCCGCCCAGCAAAATGCAAATGATGCCCAGATGGGCGAGGACAAACGGCGCGTGATGCTTCTTCCACGGATAGCGCGAAGCTGCGACGATGGCAAGATTCACCGCGAGAAACCCCAGCAGCAGCTGAAACCACCAGGAGCGGTAAATGAACTGTTGGACCGACGCGGTGCCGAATCTCGCTTCATAGATCGTGCCCCACGCCAGCACTATCGCAATGGCGATAATGAGCGGCACGGCGACCGTCAGTGATCCAAGCGTCTTCGTGAGCCGATGCAATGGGGTGCGAGTCGTCATGGTGACGCTTCGAGTTGTCCTCGGAAGCAGGGTGTTATCATACTACATCTCCGCGCCATGCGGCTCGGGAAAAATCGGCAGAAAGCGGCAGACAGCCAAGAACGTCAGCACGCCCATCAGCAGCAGGGCGATGGGGCAAACTCAATTCGGCGGTTCATCATCGGGCTTTCGATGGCGTTGATCTGCTTCGGAGGATTGTCCGGTCACCCAGGTCCACTTCATCGGATACTCATCCGGATCGAACATCACGAAATACATGTGCCAGATCACAATCGCCAAACACGCCAGGATCGCCTCGTAGTAATGAATGGCCGTCATCACATCAAAAAACCATTTTGGCAAGACGCGCAGCGTCCAGTCTTGCCACGTCAGGAAGGCCCCGGTGAGCGTCATGATGATCGACCCCCAGACCAGCGCCCAGTATTCGGCTTTTTCCACATAACTGTAGCGGCCCACCGCCGGACGGTCCTGGCGTAGGCCGAGATAAAACCCCATCATCAAGAGGAGGTCGATCGCATCGCGCCATCGGGGCCATAAGGCCTTCAACTCCTTTCGGCCTCGCGCGGTCGCGCACATGAACCAGAGATGATACAGGGCGAGTGCCACAAAGATGAGCGCGGCGGCCCGATGTCCGAGGCTGCGCCAGTCGATGCGCCCCACAAACGGTGTCGCCCACCATGCCTGCGGAAACTTCAGCGCGAAGCCGGTATAGGCCAGCGTGGCAAACGCCGCGAGCAGCACGCCATGCTGGATCCGCTCATTGAGCGTCATCCGGAGACGTCCGCCTGCGGCCTTCTTCATCTGGTAATGGCGCGAGCATTTCCGCGCAAAGTCGAGCAGGTTGTGGAGGAACATGCCGCCGATCGTCAGCAGAATGAGCCAGAAGTAGATGTTCCGCACGACGCTGACGGCCCGATGCTCCAGGCCGGGCTGCGTGCCGGAGTGAATCTGTCCCTTGGCGACCAGGCCGCCGACACCGGGATGGCACACCCCGCACGTTTTCGCAAGGTTCTTGGGATTCACCGAGGAGCGTTCATCGCCAGACGGCAGGATGTCATGCGCCCCGTGGCAGGACGCGCAGTTGGCCGCCCGCAATGAGCCCAGCTGCAGGGCCAGGCCGTGAAAGCTGTCCATGTACGTATCCACCACATGGGATGGCAGCTGGTACTTGGTGACGATGCGCTCCGTCGCATGGCATTGGCCGCAGGTTTCCGGGATATGGGACGGGTAGACTTTCGAAGTCGCCTGCTTGACGGCGGCAATGGTGTGCTCGCCGTGGCAGTCGGTGCAGACCGGGGCCTCCCGTTTCCCCGCTCCGACGGCCGTGCCGTGGACGCTGCGCGCGTAGGTGTTCTTGATGTTTTCATGGCACTTGCCGCAGGTCTGCGGAATCTGCTGCCAGAAGAGTTTCGAGGCGTCATTCGTCGCTTTGTGCAAATCATGGGAGCCGTGGCAGTCGGTGCACACCGCCGCCGTCGGCACGCCCTGCTTCAAGGCGAGGCCGTGCACGCTTTCTTCATAGGTGGCGATGGGCGCGGCTTGGTTGAGATGAAACTTCGCCATCTCCTTGGTCTGGCTGTGGCACCGAGCGCACGTGGCGGGGATGTTGGCGCGCTCAACCGGCGAGGCGGGATCCCGCACGTTCACCAGCTCATGCGGATTGCCGTGGCAGTCCCGGCAGGACGCGGCCTCCTGCACCCCGCGATGCACGGCCAAGCCGTGGTCGCTCTGCCGGTACACCTCGGCCTCCAACTGATGGCACTGGCTACAATTGACCGGCTTGACAGGGACGTCGTGCGGGACGGCGGCGATATCGGCATGGCAGCTCGTGCAGTGATTATGGCCATGGATGGAGGCGGAAAACTTTTCAGGATGGATGAAGCGCCCGGCGGCGGGATCGCCGTGGCAGGAAAAACACGCGCTATCTTCCAAGGGCTCGGCCGCCGCCGTCGCCGCGCGGCTGGCGAGGAGTGCGGTCACCGCCAGTGCTGCGCCGATTGCGAGCTGCCGTCCCCTGGACATTACCAGGCAGTCTAGTTGAATTCGCGCCGCATAAATATGACAGCCGTCATATTCTCAGAAGCGCAGACTCGAGCGCTTAGTCCACACCGGAAGTGCCGGTGTGGCACTGGCTGCATTTGTATTCCGTCACATCCACCCCCACGTCGACCGGGTGGCGGAAGGGCTGCTCTTGCAGCTTCACCCCCGCCATCTCCTCCGGAGCGCCCTGCGCGAGAATGGTGTGGCAGGCCTGGCAATTTTTGGTGATGACCTTGCCCTCAGGGCTTTGGTGCAGCCCGTCATGGCAGCGGAAGCAGCCGTCGGAATTCAGGTGGCCGATGTGATTCGGATGCGCGCGCCAATCCGCTTTCATCTCCGGAAAGATGTTCTGCGCGTAGAGCGACTGCGCGGCCTGCGCGGCCCCCTGAATGGCGGGCCGCTGCGTTTGATAGACCTCGGGGTATTCGCGCTGATAAAACGCCAGCAGGTGCCGCGCGATCTTATCGCGCGCCTCGAGCTCCGTGGCGTACGGGACGACCAGCGCGCGGATGGCTTCGCGCTTGAGATACGGCAGGCGCCGATCCATCAGCCCCGCGTCAAACGCCTGATCCACCGCCTGATCCGGCGGGCGATAGATGTGCGAGGGGCGATTGTGGCAATCCACGCAATCCATCCGGCGGATCGTGGCCTGCGCGCGCTGCTGCGGGCTCAGCGGCTGCTCCGTCGACATGTACTCGGTGGAGCGCCCCTCATGATCCGTGGCGCGCACCCAGGGAATCACCTCGCGGCTCTCATCCGACGCGATGTACTCCATCTGGTTGTTGATGTTCATATGCCAGTGGATGCCGCCGGTCGCCCCGGTCTTGGGATCGCCGCCGCCGACTTTGATCAGCATCTGGATCTGCCACGGGCTGTTGCGCTCATCGGCCAGATATCGCGTGAGCGTTTTCTGCTGGGCGCCGAAAAATTTCGCCGGCCAATGGCATTGCTCGCATGTCTCCTGCGCCGGGCGAAGGCTCTTGACGGGTGTTGCAATCGGGCGCGGGTACCGGTTCGTGGCGACCGCATACACCTGATACGCGCCGCTGATCTTTGAGCGGACGAACCAGCTCGCCCCGGGGCCCACATGGCACTGCGTGCACGCCACACGGGCGTGCGGCGAGTGCTGGTAGGCCGTGTACTCGGGCTTCATCACGTCGTGGCAGACGAGGCCGCAGAATTTCACCGATTCCGTGAAGTGGTAGGCGCGGTAGCCGGTCACCGACAGCAGCACGATGGCCACCATGACGCCGATGAGTGCCGCCGCGACGAGCGCTTGATGCTTTGGGTAGTTTAAGTCGATGCGCGGCAGCGGGGGCACGACGTGCTCCGGCCGGCGCCGGCGGCTGGCGCGCTCCCACAGCACTCCGAGCAGGATCAGGACCGCCCCGCCGATCGCCACGAACGGCAGCACGAGATAGATCAGGACGGCCAGATACGGGTGCGCCTGATGGCTGAACATGTCGATGAGCATCATCGGCAGCCCGAACGCCGTGCTCGTCAGGGTGATCGCGATGCCAATGAAGCTGATCGGATTGCGCAGGAGGCTGGGAGGCTTGCGGAATGGAGGCATCATGCGTTGCGCGAAAACGCCGCGGGGCTTACGAGGGCCCGCGCGGCCGCTCAAGGTCGCGAATCCACACGATCAGGCCGATGATCAAGAGTCCAATGATGAGGAGCGAGATCCATAACCCCTGGCGGCGGAAATGAAACTCGGCAATGGCCTGCTGGCCGCGCGCGTCGGCCTGGCGCGCGTGCTGCACGCCGTCTTCCACGATGGGCTCCATCGTCGAGAACGAGAACGAATGGACATACGTGCGGGCTTTGGTCAGTTTCGCCGAGGCCTCCTGCAGGCCGAATTCCGCGTCGCTGACATCCATGCCAAGCGCGGCGGCGCGCTTGACGGTGGCCGTGGCACCAACTTCTTCCGACTTCAGGCGCTCGATGGCATCGCGCATGCGCTGCGCGGTGACAAATCCTTTGGAGCCTGGCTCATGGCACGTGATGCACAGCGCCTTGGGCCCGGTGCCGAGCAGGTCATCCGTGGGTTTCTGAATCAAGTGATTCCCGTGGCAGACTTCGCACTCGGGCAGCCCCAGCGTCTCATGCGCCGCCTTATGCGCGCTCTTCGCAAACAGATCGCGCGTGAGGCTGTGGCATTGGGCGCAGACATTGCCGATGGCGACCACTCCGGGCCGGGCCGCCTCGTGCGAGCCGTGGCAGGACGCGCAGTGGGGCGCGCCGCGATCGCCGCGATGCAGCAGGGCTTGGCCATGCACGCTCTGCGCGTATTCCCAATGCTGCGTGACGGGCAGCCCGTGGCGCTCCATGATGTTGGCATCCGTGTGGCACGTCGCACAGGTGCCGGGGATATTCGTCGGAAACACCGGCGAGAGCGGATCCTGTTTGGACCGGATCCCGTGCGCCTCATGGCAGCTCGTGCAGACCGCCACGTCGTGATCGCCCTGGGCGATTCTCTTGCCGTGCTGGCTGGTGAGATACTTGGCGTACTGGTCGGTCGGCAGGTTGGGATTGTACTTGCGCATGTAGGAGGGATCCGCGTGGCAGCGCGCGCAGAATTGCGGGATGTCACTTCGCGATGGGCGGCCGATGAAGCCCTTCGCAACATCCATCGCAGCCGCCTGATCCGCCGCGGTCGGATCGCCCCCATGGCAATCCGCGCAGGAGAGGCCGCGCTGGAGGTGCACGTCGTGGGTCATGGCCTGCGTGGGGGCCGCGGCTCCCGACTCAAAACTTTGATGGCACTCCACGCAGGAATCCGCCGCCTCCACCACGAAATTCCAAGCACCAATTATCAAACAATAACCAATGCACCAACGACCCAATGACCAAATGGTTTGGTGATTGGTAATTGGTAATTGCATGTTAATGGTGCTGTCCGATCCACAGGGCGTAGAAGGTCATCCCCATGATATACAGCAGTCCTGCCACCCCGATGAGCCGCACGAGCCAGAATGACCGCCCGGCTCGAGCTGGACGGTCAAGCCACGGCACCAACACCAAGGCGCCGCCTGCAAGGCCGGTGAGTCCCACCGCCACCAGCTCGCCCTCCAAACCTAAGACGTGGCTCGGAAAGAGTTTCAACGTCTGAAACATCCAGAGAAAATACCACTCGGGCGCAATGCCGGCGGGGGTGACGGCAAAAGGATCGGCTTTCTGCCCAAGTGTTGCCGGCCAATAGACGCTGACGGCCAGCACAGCGCCCAGCATCAGCACCCACCCGATGAGATCGCGCAGCAAGAAGTTCGGGAAAAAAGGTATCGCGCGCTCATCCTTCACGGACAGCGGTTTGCTCATGCCCTGCAGCTGAATCATCGCCAAGTGCAGGCCGAGCAACCCAAGCAGGCCGATCGGCAGGATCGCGATATGCAGCCAAAAGAAACGCGTGAGCGTCACATCGCCGACGTCGCCCCCACCGCGCAGGAACATCTGCATGATCGGCCCAAGCACCGGGACAACACCGGCGATTTCCGTTCCGACCTTCGTGGCGAAAAACGCCAGCGTGTTCCAGGGCAGCAGGTAGCCGGTGAACCCGAATCCCATCAGGAGAAAGAGCAGCAGCGCGCCGGTCACCCACGTCA
This window of the Candidatus Omnitrophota bacterium genome carries:
- a CDS encoding cytochrome b/b6 domain-containing protein yields the protein MSRGRQLAIGAALAVTALLASRAATAAAEPLEDSACFSCHGDPAAGRFIHPEKFSASIHGHNHCTSCHADIAAVPHDVPVKPVNCSQCHQLEAEVYRQSDHGLAVHRGVQEAASCRDCHGNPHELVNVRDPASPVERANIPATCARCHSQTKEMAKFHLNQAAPIATYEESVHGLALKQGVPTAAVCTDCHGSHDLHKATNDASKLFWQQIPQTCGKCHENIKNTYARSVHGTAVGAGKREAPVCTDCHGEHTIAAVKQATSKVYPSHIPETCGQCHATERIVTKYQLPSHVVDTYMDSFHGLALQLGSLRAANCASCHGAHDILPSGDERSSVNPKNLAKTCGVCHPGVGGLVAKGQIHSGTQPGLEHRAVSVVRNIYFWLILLTIGGMFLHNLLDFARKCSRHYQMKKAAGGRLRMTLNERIQHGVLLAAFATLAYTGFALKFPQAWWATPFVGRIDWRSLGHRAAALIFVALALYHLWFMCATARGRKELKALWPRWRDAIDLLLMMGFYLGLRQDRPAVGRYSYVEKAEYWALVWGSIIMTLTGAFLTWQDWTLRVLPKWFFDVMTAIHYYEAILACLAIVIWHMYFVMFDPDEYPMKWTWVTGQSSEADQRHRKPDDEPPN
- a CDS encoding cytochrome c biogenesis protein ResB, whose amino-acid sequence is MTTRTPLHRLTKTLGSLTVAVPLIIAIAIVLAWGTIYEARFGTASVQQFIYRSWWFQLLLGFLAVNLAIVAASRYPWKKHHAPFVLAHLGIICILLGGVLGGRFGVDGQMIIPEGQAEQVIESQSNVIVVHVPDEASARPPDAHGHAQADSPTAGAHQIIPTSFETQAWVQEPNATFMVSLSGRTIQLTVDRFYPDVITTETVTDDGADDHPAVQVRISHHEQQDEFWLLARDAERFGTGWGEAHVLFLEAETDAQLKRLTGEATETALPRGMLSVTVPGLSRPQQMPVPAERNLAVNVPGTPYSVTFKDYFPDFAITEEGVISRSETPNNPAISFILSGPEGTDAYLLFALHPDFQSMHGFKHAIPAQVSYTHAAGDMLPPNAIAILRTPSKGLMAVLTGSDQQRQVIKPLALNTDYTQAPLGYTFRLLASYPRARLTETISNRSNEIHAEAIHVIGTEGSSKDEAWVLLRNSAELQLDKGRVVVEFRPDQRKLPVTIKLLDFRKITYPGTSMASGFEADVQLSDPERGVILMKKISMNNPLRYRGYHFYQSSYIDGPTQTTVLSVRNDPGTPLVYAGFLVVVAGMVSMFILRRKAPVISGKAGRRRRA
- a CDS encoding NapC/NirT family cytochrome c encodes the protein MMPPFRKPPSLLRNPISFIGIAITLTSTAFGLPMMLIDMFSHQAHPYLAVLIYLVLPFVAIGGAVLILLGVLWERASRRRRPEHVVPPLPRIDLNYPKHQALVAAALIGVMVAIVLLSVTGYRAYHFTESVKFCGLVCHDVMKPEYTAYQHSPHARVACTQCHVGPGASWFVRSKISGAYQVYAVATNRYPRPIATPVKSLRPAQETCEQCHWPAKFFGAQQKTLTRYLADERNSPWQIQMLIKVGGGDPKTGATGGIHWHMNINNQMEYIASDESREVIPWVRATDHEGRSTEYMSTEQPLSPQQRAQATIRRMDCVDCHNRPSHIYRPPDQAVDQAFDAGLMDRRLPYLKREAIRALVVPYATELEARDKIARHLLAFYQREYPEVYQTQRPAIQGAAQAAQSLYAQNIFPEMKADWRAHPNHIGHLNSDGCFRCHDGLHQSPEGKVITKNCQACHTILAQGAPEEMAGVKLQEQPFRHPVDVGVDVTEYKCSQCHTGTSGVD
- a CDS encoding cytochrome bc complex cytochrome b subunit, giving the protein MRLAERLREFFRQRYPLGSLADAAAHKTVPVHRHSFWYYWGGLTLFLIAIQIASGVLLLLYYRPSASEAFESVRFLMTKVEFGWLVRSVHAWAANLVIFCAFVHLASVFFLKAYRPPRELTWVTGALLLFLLMGFGFTGYLLPWNTLAFFATKVGTEIAGVVPVLGPIMQMFLRGGGDVGDVTLTRFFWLHIAILPIGLLGLLGLHLAMIQLQGMSKPLSVKDERAIPFFPNFLLRDLIGWVLMLGAVLAVSVYWPATLGQKADPFAVTPAGIAPEWYFLWMFQTLKLFPSHVLGLEGELVAVGLTGLAGGALVLVPWLDRPARAGRSFWLVRLIGVAGLLYIMGMTFYALWIGQHH
- a CDS encoding cytochrome c3 family protein produces the protein MEAADSCVECHQSFESGAAAPTQAMTHDVHLQRGLSCADCHGGDPTAADQAAAMDVAKGFIGRPSRSDIPQFCARCHADPSYMRKYNPNLPTDQYAKYLTSQHGKRIAQGDHDVAVCTSCHEAHGIRSKQDPLSPVFPTNIPGTCATCHTDANIMERHGLPVTQHWEYAQSVHGQALLHRGDRGAPHCASCHGSHEAARPGVVAIGNVCAQCHSLTRDLFAKSAHKAAHETLGLPECEVCHGNHLIQKPTDDLLGTGPKALCITCHEPGSKGFVTAQRMRDAIERLKSEEVGATATVKRAAALGMDVSDAEFGLQEASAKLTKARTYVHSFSFSTMEPIVEDGVQHARQADARGQQAIAEFHFRRQGLWISLLIIGLLIIGLIVWIRDLERPRGPS